The proteins below are encoded in one region of Legionella antarctica:
- the adk gene encoding adenylate kinase, producing the protein MRLMLLGGPGAGKGTQASRLIERYKIPQISTGDMLRAAIAQGSPLGLSAKKIMESGGLVSDDIIIGLVKERLKKDDCKNGFLFDGFPRTLIQAEALKQEGIYLDHVIEIKVADDEIIQRISGRRIHQPSGRVYHIVNHPPKTPGCDDVTGDSLIQREDDKEETVRKRLDVYHSQTAPLIKYYKQWAQEGSKGAPQFHSVVGMGDVDEIFDNIVTVLDARVETCQAKL; encoded by the coding sequence ATGCGATTAATGCTTTTAGGCGGACCGGGCGCGGGGAAAGGAACCCAAGCCTCGCGTTTAATTGAACGTTATAAAATTCCGCAAATCTCTACAGGAGATATGTTGCGGGCCGCTATTGCCCAAGGTTCACCATTAGGCTTAAGTGCTAAAAAAATTATGGAATCAGGAGGCTTGGTTTCTGATGACATCATCATTGGTTTAGTTAAAGAACGCTTGAAAAAAGACGATTGCAAAAATGGATTTCTTTTTGATGGGTTTCCCAGAACCTTAATTCAGGCTGAGGCACTCAAGCAAGAGGGAATTTATTTAGATCACGTAATTGAAATAAAAGTTGCTGATGACGAGATCATTCAACGAATAAGTGGTCGTCGGATTCACCAGCCTTCAGGGCGTGTTTACCATATTGTAAATCACCCACCAAAAACTCCGGGTTGTGATGATGTCACAGGAGATTCTCTGATTCAGCGTGAAGACGATAAAGAAGAAACGGTGCGAAAAAGACTGGATGTATATCATAGCCAAACGGCACCGTTGATAAAATATTACAAACAATGGGCGCAAGAAGGCTCTAAAGGGGCTCCACAGTTTCATAGTGTGGTCGGAATGGGGGATGTGGATGAGATTTTTGATAATATAGTAACAGTACTTGATGCAAGGGTAGAAACATGCCAAGCCAAACTATAA
- a CDS encoding thioredoxin family protein, producing MPSQTITSDAFESFINENEIVFIDYWAEWCAPCKQFATVYEKVSDQFPMIRFVKVNIEMQQELADLFEIRSIPHLMVFKEGIVIYSDAGSMPESTLKELAQQALDADVSDIRAQIEQEKD from the coding sequence ATGCCAAGCCAAACTATAACTAGCGATGCATTTGAATCGTTTATCAATGAAAATGAAATAGTATTTATTGATTATTGGGCTGAGTGGTGTGCCCCATGTAAGCAGTTTGCAACGGTTTACGAAAAAGTCTCAGATCAATTTCCCATGATAAGATTTGTTAAAGTAAATATAGAAATGCAACAGGAGTTGGCTGATTTGTTTGAGATACGCTCCATACCGCATCTCATGGTCTTTAAAGAGGGAATAGTCATTTACTCTGATGCTGGCAGCATGCCAGAATCAACGTTAAAAGAACTGGCGCAACAAGCGTTAGACGCTGATGTTAGTGATATTCGGGCTCAGATTGAGCAGGAGAAGGATTAA
- the glpK gene encoding glycerol kinase GlpK codes for MNYLLAIDQGTSSTRAMIYNLQGDLITSSQYPLTQYYPKLGWVEHDPEEIWKKTLTAIRDVVTQVERARILSCGITNQRETTVIWNKKTGECLAPAIVWQDRRTEEYCHSLYEYIPIIREKTGLILDPYFSASKLNWLLNNNIQAQQLASRGELAFGTIDSFLVWRMTKGKTHATDVTNASRTMLFNIRQEQWDKDLLKLFKIPASILPEVNASDSHFGFIDKDWLGLELPITGVAGDQQAALVGQGCFNDGMIKATFGTGGFLLLNTGATPVISKHKLLTTIAYKIKGTIAYGLEGSIYHAGTTVKWLRDEMKLISSSSETEILAQSLETNEGVYLVSAFTGLGAPHWLSTSGASVFGLSRSANRAHFARAALEGVCYQTREILTCMREDSNLDLSILRVDGGMAANQWFLQFLADQCQLLVQKPKDIETTARGAAILAALGYGVFDSIAALTNVWDTEQTFKPSKKLEQVEDEYKGWKKALSCLTHK; via the coding sequence ATGAATTATCTACTCGCTATCGATCAAGGAACCAGCAGCACTCGAGCCATGATATATAATCTTCAAGGCGACTTAATTACAAGCAGTCAATATCCCCTTACTCAATATTATCCAAAATTGGGATGGGTTGAACACGATCCTGAAGAAATATGGAAAAAAACCTTAACCGCCATAAGAGATGTTGTAACTCAAGTAGAGAGAGCACGGATTTTATCTTGCGGTATTACTAATCAAAGAGAAACCACCGTTATCTGGAATAAAAAAACGGGTGAATGTTTAGCCCCCGCCATCGTATGGCAAGATAGACGTACTGAAGAATATTGCCATTCTCTGTATGAATATATTCCTATAATTCGGGAAAAAACGGGTTTAATTCTCGATCCTTATTTTTCAGCAAGTAAACTAAATTGGTTATTAAATAACAATATTCAAGCGCAGCAGCTTGCATCAAGAGGTGAGCTGGCTTTCGGGACTATTGATAGTTTTTTAGTTTGGCGAATGACAAAAGGTAAGACACATGCAACAGATGTGACTAATGCATCAAGAACCATGTTATTTAATATCAGACAGGAACAATGGGATAAAGATTTACTTAAGCTGTTTAAGATCCCTGCATCAATATTACCCGAGGTTAATGCCAGCGACAGCCATTTTGGTTTTATAGATAAAGACTGGTTGGGGTTAGAACTTCCTATTACAGGGGTTGCAGGTGACCAGCAAGCGGCTTTGGTGGGGCAGGGTTGTTTTAATGATGGCATGATTAAAGCAACTTTTGGTACAGGTGGTTTCTTATTACTTAATACGGGCGCTACTCCGGTGATATCAAAGCATAAGCTTCTAACGACAATCGCATACAAGATAAAAGGTACTATTGCTTATGGACTAGAGGGAAGTATTTATCATGCGGGTACCACAGTAAAATGGCTGCGTGATGAGATGAAATTGATCTCAAGCTCCAGTGAAACTGAAATTCTGGCACAAAGTCTTGAGACTAATGAAGGGGTTTATTTGGTATCAGCATTTACAGGCTTGGGAGCCCCCCATTGGTTATCAACATCTGGAGCTTCAGTTTTTGGATTGTCACGTTCAGCGAATAGAGCTCATTTTGCCAGAGCAGCGTTAGAGGGAGTATGTTATCAAACCCGAGAAATCCTTACTTGTATGAGAGAAGACAGCAATTTGGATTTATCTATATTAAGGGTGGATGGCGGCATGGCGGCGAATCAATGGTTTCTACAGTTTTTAGCGGATCAATGTCAGCTTCTTGTTCAAAAACCCAAGGATATAGAAACCACTGCAAGAGGCGCTGCTATTTTAGCAGCTTTAGGATACGGCGTTTTTGATTCAATTGCTGCATTGACTAATGTCTGGGATACAGAGCAAACCTTTAAACCCAGCAAAAAACTAGAGCAAGTCGAGGATGAATATAAAGGTTGGAAGAAGGCTTTAAGCTGTCTAACACATAAATAG
- the gltA gene encoding citrate synthase — protein sequence MSKKTAKLSIEGQELLDLPIYTPTLGNDVIDITQLGAHGVFTFDQGFLSTASCESKITYIDGDKGVLLYRGYPIEQLAEKKDFLDVSYLLLNGELPNAEEKKQFVGLINNHTMVHQQMYQFLNGFRRDAHPMAIMVGIVGALSAFYHDSMDLNNANDRFISAIRLVAKMPTLAAMSYKYSIGLPYMYPQNKMTYAENFLHMMFGVPSEDITPDPILVKAMDTIFTLHADHEQNASTSTVRLAGSTGANPFACISAGIGALWGPAHGGANEACLNMLKEIGDVSRIEHYINRAKDKNDPFRLMGFGHRVYKSYDPRAKVMRKTCYDVLEVVGAKDEPLFKLAMELERIALEDEYFIQKKLYPNVDFYSGLTLSAIGIPTNMFTVVFALARTVGWMSHWMEMVASKSRIGRPRQLYTGEKNRDVI from the coding sequence ATGAGCAAAAAGACAGCTAAACTTAGCATTGAAGGGCAAGAATTGCTTGATTTACCAATCTACACTCCTACTTTAGGTAATGATGTGATTGATATTACCCAACTTGGTGCGCATGGCGTCTTTACTTTTGATCAAGGTTTTTTATCAACAGCTTCCTGTGAATCTAAAATTACTTATATCGATGGAGACAAAGGTGTATTGTTATATAGGGGTTATCCTATAGAGCAATTAGCTGAGAAAAAAGATTTTCTTGATGTGAGTTACCTGTTGCTTAATGGTGAATTACCCAATGCAGAAGAAAAGAAACAATTTGTTGGACTGATCAACAATCATACCATGGTACATCAACAAATGTATCAATTTCTCAACGGATTTCGCCGCGATGCACATCCAATGGCTATTATGGTAGGCATTGTTGGTGCTTTATCTGCTTTTTACCATGATTCGATGGATTTAAATAATGCGAACGATCGTTTTATTTCGGCAATTCGTCTGGTTGCAAAAATGCCGACTTTAGCTGCTATGAGTTATAAATACTCTATTGGCTTACCGTATATGTATCCACAAAATAAAATGACTTATGCTGAAAATTTCCTCCATATGATGTTTGGAGTTCCTTCTGAAGATATAACACCAGATCCAATATTAGTTAAAGCGATGGATACTATATTTACACTTCACGCGGATCATGAGCAAAATGCCTCTACATCTACAGTCCGCCTCGCAGGTTCAACCGGAGCTAACCCATTCGCCTGTATATCAGCAGGTATTGGCGCATTATGGGGGCCTGCTCATGGTGGCGCAAATGAAGCGTGTTTGAATATGTTAAAAGAAATAGGTGATGTAAGTCGCATAGAACATTATATCAACCGTGCTAAAGATAAAAATGACCCATTCCGATTAATGGGTTTTGGACATCGAGTTTATAAAAGTTATGATCCAAGAGCGAAGGTCATGCGTAAAACCTGTTATGATGTTTTGGAAGTTGTTGGTGCTAAAGATGAACCTTTATTCAAGCTGGCCATGGAGCTGGAACGCATCGCCCTGGAAGATGAGTATTTCATTCAGAAAAAACTCTACCCTAATGTTGATTTTTATTCAGGTCTTACCTTAAGTGCAATCGGAATACCAACGAACATGTTTACTGTTGTGTTTGCTTTAGCGCGGACAGTTGGGTGGATGAGTCACTGGATGGAAATGGTAGCCAGCAAATCAAGAATAGGCAGACCACGCCAACTTTACACTGGCGAAAAAAATCGAGATGTAATTTAG
- a CDS encoding type IV secretion protein IcmD, which produces MFFSQICNVGLISCFLIFSNTADAGMMDVSSGIGSLADSVTNSFTALARLITAGSYLGGLAFFISAIMKFKQHKDNPTQIPIGTPISLVLIAAALLFLPSILTAVGHTAFSDGGKVAGPTGTIFESK; this is translated from the coding sequence ATGTTTTTTTCCCAAATATGTAACGTTGGGTTGATCAGTTGCTTCCTGATTTTTTCCAATACAGCCGATGCAGGAATGATGGATGTATCGTCAGGGATAGGCTCATTAGCAGATAGTGTCACAAACAGCTTTACTGCCTTGGCTCGGTTAATTACTGCGGGCTCCTATTTGGGAGGGCTTGCCTTCTTCATTTCGGCCATTATGAAGTTTAAACAACACAAAGATAACCCAACCCAAATACCAATCGGCACGCCAATTTCTTTAGTATTAATCGCTGCAGCTCTGCTTTTCTTGCCATCAATTTTGACGGCTGTAGGGCACACTGCATTTTCTGATGGTGGAAAAGTTGCTGGGCCTACAGGAACAATCTTTGAGAGTAAATAA
- a CDS encoding alpha/beta hydrolase: protein MLKHLVISAFVIFSIVLILMYVFQRHLIYFPDVHHPSLNKYQANDITVVSLQTEDDVTLKSWYKPAINQLPTILYLHGNAGHIGYRMPLARQFIDAGLGLLLLEYRGYGGNKGSPSESAFYEDGHTALRYLEKQGIKPQQTILYGESLGTGVATELANHHQVCAVVLQSPFTSLVNLSRYHYPWLFIKPWDKFDSLSRITAINAPLLVLHGKQDRVVPYSDGLAIFNTAIEPKQMFSFEQKGHNNLWESTGFSDKVIYFIRTHCTN, encoded by the coding sequence ATGTTAAAACACTTAGTGATAAGCGCCTTCGTTATTTTTAGCATTGTCCTCATCCTCATGTATGTGTTTCAGCGGCATTTAATATATTTCCCTGACGTACATCACCCCAGCTTAAACAAATACCAAGCGAACGATATAACCGTAGTGTCATTGCAAACAGAAGACGATGTAACATTAAAATCCTGGTATAAACCTGCAATTAACCAGCTACCAACAATTCTTTATTTACATGGAAATGCAGGTCATATTGGATATCGTATGCCCTTGGCTCGTCAATTTATTGATGCAGGCCTGGGGTTATTGTTATTGGAATATCGCGGATATGGTGGTAATAAAGGAAGTCCCAGTGAGTCAGCTTTCTATGAGGATGGACATACAGCCCTGAGGTACTTAGAGAAGCAAGGCATTAAACCACAGCAAACAATATTGTATGGTGAGTCGTTAGGTACAGGAGTAGCAACAGAACTTGCAAATCATCACCAGGTTTGCGCTGTAGTCCTTCAGTCACCTTTTACTTCTTTAGTGAATTTATCTCGTTATCATTATCCATGGCTATTCATCAAACCATGGGATAAATTTGATTCTTTAAGTCGCATTACAGCGATTAATGCCCCCCTGCTTGTTTTACATGGAAAGCAAGACCGAGTTGTACCTTATTCAGATGGATTAGCTATCTTTAATACGGCAATAGAACCGAAACAAATGTTTTCTTTTGAACAAAAAGGTCACAATAATCTATGGGAAAGTACAGGCTTCTCTGATAAAGTCATTTATTTTATTCGAACTCATTGTACTAATTGA
- the gyrA gene encoding DNA gyrase subunit A → MVYLAKEVLPVNIEDELKQSYLDYAMSVIVGRALPDVRDGLKPVHRRVLFAMSELGNDWNKPYKKSARVVGDVIGKYHPHGDTAVYDTIVRMAQPFSLRYLLVDGQGNFGSVDGDAPAAMRYTEVRMSKVAHALLADLEKETVDFTPNYDETEFAPIVLPSRVPNLLVNGSSGIAVGMATNIPPHNLTEVINACIALVDEPETSLDDLMEIIPGPDFPTAAIINGRAGIIQGYRTGKGRVVIRARTEIETDAHSGRQAIIIHELPYQVNKARLVERIAELVRDKKIEGISGLRDESDKQGMRVVIELKRNEVADVILNNLYAHTQMQNVFGINMVALVDGQPRTLNLKQILEYFIKHRREVVTRRTIFELKKARARAHLLEGLGIALANIDEMIALIKQSPTPQDAKEALLAKSWQPGLVKAMLEQAGSNASRPDDLTPEFGMGTDGYRLSVAQAQAILELRLHRLTALEQDKIIKEFEELLLIIKELLDILASPERLMQVIREELLEIKTQFGDERRTEITASQEDLTIEDLITEEDVVVTLSHQGYVKYQPITAYQAQRRGGKGKSATHVKDEDFVERLVIASTHDTLLCFSNHGKLYWLKAYQLPLASRISRGRPIINILPLAEGEEINAMLPVREYKEDFYVFMATKKGTVKKVSLNAFSRPRSNGIIAVDLDEDDSLVGVDITDGKRDIMLFTDAGKVIRFDESKVRPMGRTARGVRGIRIEENQAVKSLVVVHPNGTILTATENGYGKRTEIDEYRVSGRGGQGVISIQVTERNGKVVRSLQVTDSDEAMLITDKGTLVRFKVSELSIIGRNTQGVRLINVSPGEHVVGMQKIEDLGDESEESDDSVDSEGSLSERETSNDENKDL, encoded by the coding sequence ATGGTTTATTTAGCCAAAGAAGTCTTGCCAGTTAACATCGAAGATGAGTTAAAGCAATCCTATTTAGATTACGCAATGAGTGTAATCGTAGGTAGGGCACTACCTGATGTTCGCGATGGATTAAAGCCAGTACACAGGCGCGTGCTTTTTGCGATGAGTGAATTGGGTAATGATTGGAATAAACCTTATAAAAAATCTGCGCGTGTGGTAGGGGATGTAATTGGTAAATACCATCCTCATGGTGATACAGCAGTATACGATACTATAGTCCGTATGGCTCAACCTTTTTCCTTACGCTATCTTTTGGTTGATGGTCAGGGGAACTTTGGTTCTGTCGATGGAGATGCCCCTGCAGCAATGAGATATACTGAAGTAAGAATGTCTAAAGTGGCGCATGCTTTATTAGCCGATTTAGAAAAAGAAACTGTAGATTTTACTCCTAACTATGATGAAACTGAATTTGCTCCGATTGTTCTACCCTCCAGAGTGCCTAATTTATTAGTTAATGGATCTTCAGGCATAGCCGTAGGTATGGCAACCAATATTCCGCCGCATAACCTCACTGAAGTCATTAATGCATGTATTGCTCTTGTAGATGAGCCTGAGACCAGTCTTGATGATCTTATGGAAATTATTCCAGGTCCCGATTTTCCTACAGCCGCTATTATTAACGGCAGGGCTGGGATTATTCAAGGTTACCGCACTGGAAAAGGGCGGGTAGTGATTCGTGCCAGAACTGAAATAGAAACCGATGCTCACTCTGGTCGTCAGGCTATTATTATTCATGAATTGCCCTATCAGGTTAATAAAGCGCGTTTGGTTGAGCGTATCGCAGAATTGGTTCGGGATAAGAAAATTGAAGGTATTTCCGGGCTTAGAGATGAGTCTGATAAACAAGGTATGCGAGTGGTCATCGAATTAAAACGCAACGAAGTTGCCGATGTTATTTTAAATAATTTGTATGCCCACACTCAAATGCAAAATGTATTTGGGATTAATATGGTTGCGCTGGTTGATGGTCAGCCTCGCACTTTGAATTTGAAACAAATTCTGGAGTACTTCATTAAGCATAGACGTGAAGTAGTGACCAGACGAACTATATTTGAATTGAAAAAAGCCAGAGCGCGTGCTCACTTGTTAGAGGGCTTGGGAATTGCTCTTGCCAATATTGACGAGATGATTGCTCTGATTAAACAATCCCCAACACCTCAGGATGCAAAAGAAGCATTATTAGCCAAATCATGGCAACCTGGTTTGGTTAAGGCAATGTTAGAGCAAGCGGGCAGCAATGCGTCCCGGCCAGATGATTTAACTCCCGAATTTGGTATGGGGACTGACGGATACCGATTATCTGTGGCTCAAGCCCAGGCAATCCTGGAGTTGAGACTTCATCGCTTAACTGCCTTGGAACAAGATAAGATCATTAAGGAATTTGAGGAGTTGTTGCTCATTATAAAAGAGCTGTTAGATATACTTGCCTCTCCCGAAAGACTCATGCAAGTTATTCGTGAAGAGTTATTAGAGATAAAAACCCAATTTGGCGATGAGCGACGTACTGAAATAACTGCATCACAAGAAGATCTTACAATCGAGGATTTAATCACGGAAGAAGATGTTGTCGTTACACTGTCTCATCAGGGGTATGTTAAATATCAACCAATTACAGCTTACCAGGCACAACGGCGGGGTGGAAAAGGTAAATCAGCAACTCATGTTAAAGATGAGGATTTTGTTGAACGCTTAGTTATTGCCAGTACACATGATACCTTACTTTGTTTCTCAAATCATGGAAAGCTATATTGGTTAAAAGCGTACCAACTTCCTTTAGCTAGCCGTATTTCGCGCGGTAGACCAATTATCAACATACTTCCTCTTGCTGAGGGCGAGGAAATTAATGCCATGCTTCCAGTGCGTGAATATAAAGAAGATTTTTATGTATTCATGGCTACTAAGAAAGGAACGGTTAAAAAAGTATCATTAAACGCCTTTAGCAGGCCGCGTTCAAATGGAATTATTGCAGTAGATCTGGATGAGGATGATAGTTTGGTCGGCGTTGATATTACCGATGGAAAAAGAGACATTATGTTGTTTACTGATGCCGGAAAAGTGATTCGTTTTGATGAAAGTAAAGTACGACCTATGGGACGGACAGCTCGGGGCGTGCGAGGAATCAGAATAGAAGAAAATCAGGCGGTTAAATCATTAGTCGTAGTTCATCCTAACGGCACCATTCTTACTGCTACTGAAAATGGATACGGTAAACGTACTGAGATAGATGAGTATCGTGTTTCAGGACGAGGCGGCCAAGGGGTAATTTCCATTCAGGTAACAGAACGTAATGGTAAAGTGGTTAGATCGTTACAAGTCACTGATAGTGATGAAGCGATGTTAATTACTGATAAGGGCACTTTAGTTCGATTCAAAGTTAGTGAGTTATCTATTATTGGCAGAAACACTCAAGGAGTTCGCCTGATCAACGTCAGCCCTGGCGAGCATGTTGTTGGAATGCAGAAAATTGAGGATTTGGGTGATGAATCGGAGGAGTCAGATGATTCTGTAGATTCAGAAGGGAGTTTATCAGAAAGGGAAACGAGTAATGACGAAAACAAGGATCTATAA
- the glpD gene encoding glycerol-3-phosphate dehydrogenase: MDQVFDVAVIGGGINGCGCAADAALRGLSVVLLEQDDLASKTSSSSTKLIHGGLRYLENYEFALVKKALEERQTLLTIAPHLVHPQSFILPYQKHMRPSWLLRLGLFFYDHLSRKNRLPKCKTVRRNRKNNYFTPLTDKLKRGFLFYDAATDDARLTIINAIQAKNHGAVIHPNSTVTKAEVVNNLWQLTIQPKNGTVYRLFARSIINAAGPWVESIAKLTHIPVIHQITLVKGSHIIVPKLYEGKHAYFLQNDDKRVIFVIPYHGFSMIGTTDTLFKGALKDGIHISKKETDYLISLVNSYFKIKFNSNDIVYSWSGVRPLLASEGTELKALSRDYIYEFSSTPAPIVTIFGGKITTYRQLAEETVNQLAPLFPNMHESQTKYIPLPGATFGTMNFDQYLTYARKKYHWMNHELLNRYLYSYGTNTELFLSTCTCIESMGKHYGSSLYQVELNYLISEEWAKYSEDVLHRRTKLGLTIDNRGKKELEDYLASINPSPAQSEPEYH, from the coding sequence ATGGATCAGGTTTTTGATGTTGCAGTTATTGGCGGCGGGATCAATGGTTGTGGATGTGCTGCTGATGCGGCCTTGAGGGGCTTATCTGTAGTACTCCTCGAACAGGATGATTTAGCCTCAAAAACCTCCTCAAGCAGCACCAAGCTCATTCATGGTGGATTAAGGTACCTGGAAAATTATGAATTTGCTTTGGTGAAAAAAGCACTTGAAGAAAGACAAACCTTATTAACTATTGCTCCTCACCTGGTCCATCCCCAATCGTTTATTTTACCCTATCAAAAACATATGCGCCCTTCCTGGCTATTACGTTTAGGTTTATTCTTTTACGATCATTTAAGCCGTAAAAATCGTTTACCCAAATGTAAAACGGTCAGGAGAAACAGAAAAAATAATTATTTTACCCCTTTAACTGATAAGCTAAAAAGAGGCTTTTTATTTTATGATGCAGCCACAGATGATGCTCGTTTAACCATTATTAATGCCATTCAAGCAAAGAATCATGGAGCAGTTATTCATCCGAACTCAACAGTAACCAAGGCTGAAGTGGTGAATAATTTATGGCAATTAACCATTCAGCCAAAAAATGGCACTGTTTATAGGCTTTTTGCACGATCCATAATTAATGCAGCAGGACCTTGGGTGGAGTCTATAGCAAAATTGACTCACATACCCGTTATACATCAAATTACGTTGGTCAAGGGAAGCCATATTATCGTCCCTAAACTTTATGAAGGCAAACATGCTTATTTTTTACAAAACGATGATAAACGGGTGATTTTTGTTATACCTTATCATGGATTTAGCATGATAGGCACAACTGATACACTATTTAAAGGAGCACTTAAGGATGGAATACATATTAGTAAAAAAGAAACGGATTACTTGATCTCATTAGTCAATTCATATTTTAAAATTAAATTTAATTCCAACGATATCGTCTATTCATGGAGTGGAGTAAGACCTTTGTTAGCCAGTGAAGGAACCGAATTAAAAGCCCTAAGCCGTGATTATATTTATGAATTTAGTTCGACTCCGGCTCCCATTGTGACTATTTTTGGTGGAAAAATTACAACATACCGGCAATTAGCAGAAGAAACAGTTAATCAACTTGCCCCTCTATTTCCAAACATGCATGAGTCACAAACAAAATACATCCCTCTCCCAGGAGCCACTTTTGGAACGATGAATTTTGATCAATATTTAACTTATGCACGAAAAAAATATCATTGGATGAATCATGAATTACTTAATCGCTATCTCTATAGTTATGGTACTAATACGGAATTATTTTTGTCAACATGTACTTGTATTGAATCCATGGGAAAACACTATGGCTCATCCCTATATCAAGTAGAATTAAACTACCTGATTTCTGAAGAATGGGCCAAGTACTCTGAAGATGTATTACACCGGCGAACCAAACTTGGGCTCACTATAGATAACAGGGGTAAAAAAGAGCTGGAAGACTACCTGGCAAGTATTAATCCTTCTCCTGCTCAATCTGAGCCCGAATATCACTAA
- a CDS encoding SLC13 family permease: MNYEQLLFIALLLTALVFFVSGYIRYDLVAALTLLLAIIFGLVPIKESFIGFSHSAVITVGTLFIISRAVENTGILDEIAYYLRLRRKNIPKQILVLSSAVASLSAFINNVAAVALMIPVTLKIARIKNIPRRALLMPLSFSSLLGGLITLIGTSPNIIVSDFRKNRLGSSFHFLDFAPVGIGVAIVGVAFIAWAGWRLISLKTDKDNKPFLETFTFEFRIKSNSSLVNKKMAHLLNEYQDRAELLVVLRGGEVLRKNLKYLTVKTDDLLILETDKWTSGELTSQYGLVRGPQHQKMESMDYFLTEIILLPQSFLETKPIKDLNLIETYGIEIIAISRRNATFTKSLGDITPQTGDVLLVKSNSKLIQERLYALNCIAAGENRIRPFSKQATIKVFAIFFLAVAAVISGFVRTDIAFFTASIAMILTGCLSLDGAYRSINLPILVLIATLIPVGQAMETTGTAKLIAQGFYYYGHALPISMNLFILIVICMLFANFINTAAVALIFSPIALMIASDWSASPDPFLMAVAVGSSCTFITPVGHQANTLVLGPGNYQFSDYWRIGLPLTLILSVTATLLIRLFWSF, encoded by the coding sequence ATGAACTACGAACAACTCTTATTCATTGCGCTTTTACTAACCGCGCTTGTTTTTTTTGTTTCTGGATATATTCGCTATGATCTTGTTGCTGCCCTAACCCTGTTACTTGCAATTATCTTTGGCCTGGTACCGATAAAGGAAAGTTTTATTGGCTTTAGTCATAGTGCGGTGATCACAGTAGGAACTCTTTTTATCATTAGTCGTGCTGTGGAAAATACCGGTATTCTTGATGAGATAGCTTATTATCTTCGCTTAAGGCGTAAAAATATCCCCAAACAAATCTTGGTATTGAGTTCTGCGGTGGCGTCGCTTTCAGCTTTTATTAATAATGTGGCCGCTGTTGCACTTATGATACCTGTTACACTGAAAATCGCACGAATTAAGAATATTCCTCGCCGAGCGCTGCTCATGCCTTTATCATTTAGCTCTCTTCTTGGAGGCTTAATTACTCTGATAGGTACCTCACCAAACATTATTGTTTCTGATTTTCGTAAGAACAGATTGGGCAGTTCTTTTCACTTCCTTGATTTTGCCCCAGTAGGTATCGGCGTTGCCATAGTTGGAGTTGCCTTTATTGCCTGGGCAGGGTGGCGCTTAATCTCTTTAAAAACAGACAAGGATAATAAACCTTTTTTAGAAACGTTCACTTTTGAGTTTCGCATAAAATCTAATTCGTCTTTAGTAAACAAAAAAATGGCACATCTGCTCAACGAATATCAGGATAGAGCAGAATTACTTGTTGTTTTGAGAGGCGGTGAGGTACTCCGCAAAAATTTGAAATATCTGACAGTTAAAACAGATGATCTTTTGATCCTGGAAACAGACAAATGGACATCAGGAGAACTAACCAGTCAATACGGATTAGTTAGAGGACCTCAACATCAAAAAATGGAATCTATGGATTATTTTTTAACCGAAATTATTCTTTTACCGCAATCGTTTTTAGAGACGAAGCCTATTAAAGACTTAAATCTGATAGAAACCTATGGCATTGAAATTATTGCTATTTCAAGAAGAAATGCAACGTTTACCAAAAGCCTTGGAGATATTACGCCACAAACAGGCGATGTTTTATTGGTTAAATCAAATAGTAAGCTTATCCAGGAAAGACTATATGCTTTAAACTGTATAGCTGCCGGTGAAAACCGCATTCGTCCTTTCTCAAAACAAGCAACCATCAAAGTATTCGCTATATTTTTTCTTGCAGTTGCTGCAGTAATTTCAGGCTTTGTTCGCACAGACATAGCATTTTTCACAGCCTCAATTGCAATGATATTGACTGGATGTTTAAGCTTGGATGGGGCTTATCGAAGTATTAATCTACCTATTCTGGTTTTAATTGCTACTCTAATCCCGGTAGGTCAGGCTATGGAAACAACGGGGACAGCCAAACTAATCGCTCAAGGTTTTTATTATTACGGTCATGCATTGCCGATTAGTATGAATTTATTTATTTTGATTGTTATATGCATGCTGTTTGCAAACTTTATAAACACCGCTGCTGTGGCATTAATTTTTTCTCCCATTGCTTTAATGATTGCTTCTGACTGGAGTGCTTCACCCGATCCTTTTCTGATGGCGGTAGCTGTAGGATCTTCTTGTACGTTTATTACTCCAGTAGGGCATCAGGCAAATACCCTGGTCCTTGGGCCTGGAAATTACCAATTCTCCGATTATTGGCGTATTGGATTACCTTTAACATTGATACTGTCAGTCACTGCAACTTTGTTAATTCGTCTGTTTTGGTCGTTCTAG